In one Corallococcus sp. EGB genomic region, the following are encoded:
- a CDS encoding VOC family protein produces MAEHEATPQVPVGPERSTGARPVRPAAARIDGDRQHGAPLRTSVRDKPLGLFEGPEVEISLPQRPEVLHTRERHRSEDFFARVSISWVIFRRPHAGPGIQLTFRHGDVMNKQIIFNLPVKDLDKSKAFFSALGFSFNPQFSSENSAFMVIVDGTIHAMLMTEAFFKTFIDKSVVQAKEANEVIICLSCESREEVDRLIAKAVAAGGRIPHPPEDHGFMYDQGFEDLDGHLWNLVWVAPQA; encoded by the coding sequence TTGGCAGAGCACGAAGCGACTCCGCAGGTGCCGGTGGGTCCAGAGCGTTCCACGGGAGCCCGACCAGTTCGCCCTGCCGCAGCCCGCATTGACGGCGACCGGCAGCACGGGGCGCCGCTTCGGACCAGCGTCAGAGACAAGCCACTCGGCCTCTTCGAAGGTCCGGAAGTCGAAATCAGTCTTCCGCAACGTCCCGAGGTGCTTCACACGCGTGAGCGCCATCGCAGCGAAGATTTTTTCGCGCGCGTGTCGATCTCATGGGTCATTTTTCGTCGTCCGCATGCAGGACCCGGTATCCAACTCACCTTTCGACATGGGGACGTCATGAACAAGCAGATCATCTTCAACCTGCCGGTCAAGGACCTGGACAAATCCAAGGCCTTCTTTTCCGCTCTCGGCTTCAGCTTCAATCCACAGTTCAGCAGCGAGAACTCGGCGTTCATGGTCATCGTGGATGGCACCATTCATGCCATGCTGATGACCGAAGCGTTCTTCAAGACCTTCATCGACAAGTCCGTCGTGCAGGCGAAGGAGGCCAACGAGGTCATCATCTGCCTGAGCTGCGAGAGCCGGGAAGAAGTGGACAGGCTGATCGCCAAGGCCGTCGCCGCTGGCGGCCGTATTCCGCATCCGCCCGAGGACCACGGCTTCATGTATGACCAGGGCTTCGAGGACCTCGACGGCCATCTGTGGAACCTGGTCTGGGTGGCGCCGCAGGCCTGA
- a CDS encoding tyrosine-type recombinase/integrase, which yields MAGPLRRALRTGGITRTVGQIGWHDLRYTYGSHLAMNRAPLKVVQELMGHATVEMTMRYAHLSPDRRRSAVSVLDHPLASACDFRATCGEGAANHS from the coding sequence ATGGCCGGGCCTCTTCGCAGAGCCCTGCGGACGGGAGGCATCACGCGAACCGTGGGGCAAATCGGCTGGCACGACCTGCGGTACACCTACGGAAGCCACCTTGCGATGAACAGGGCTCCGCTGAAGGTGGTTCAGGAGCTGATGGGGCATGCCACCGTCGAAATGACGATGCGCTACGCCCACCTGAGCCCTGACCGCAGGAGGTCAGCGGTCAGCGTCCTGGACCATCCGCTCGCTTCGGCGTGCGACTTCCGTGCGACATGCGGAGAGGGCGCTGCCAACCACTCGTAA